Genomic segment of Ailuropoda melanoleuca isolate Jingjing chromosome 1, ASM200744v2, whole genome shotgun sequence:
TCTTCATGAGCACATTTGCACACCAGGGGTAGGGAGGAGGGCCGAGCTGGTGTGATGCAGAATTTAGTAACCGGCCCTGCTGATTGTTGCCCTTCTATGGAGGTGCCAAAGATAGCAATAACTGGATGCCAACAGCCGTGGGTTCTGGTTTTAGGGCCATGTGATGCTGTATCCACTTACAGAGTCATTGGTAATCCCTTGGTGGCCATGAACCACAGACACCCAACTCTGTTTTCTTTGCTAgtcctttattttccatttgcatgttgtagttaatttaaaaatacatgaaaacggCATCTATTTATATTGTGACTTAACCCTGAAGAAGAAATTTACTTTCAGGGCACTTCATAGCTTACTCTGAGTTGCTGCCTTGGTGCTTTTGCATTTGCTGTTGCACTCAGTCACCCCTGCAGTCAGTAGCAAGGCTAATAATTTGGAGATTTAATTAGTGGCACTGCTCTTAGGTTAGCTTTGGCGGCTATGATTTTCTAGTTGGTCCTCCACTTGGTAAACGTCAATTAAGCTTCAGTATGAGATCTGAGCAATAGGAATTCCATTCCTAAAGGGGAAGCTAAGGCTCAAGGACATTAAGTCAGAGATCCAAAAATGAACCATGCATCAGTCCCCAAGCCAAAAATAGAAGCCATGGCTGGAATGATGATTTTATGATGTGACACAACCTTTATTCCTTATCAAATATTAGTATTTGGGATAGTAAAGTGtaagagatgagaaaatgcaaaacattttaaaatctgtgacCATGCCTCAGTCATTACGGTTTTATCCATGAGAGGATTTGATTGATCTCTAAACCTCCTTTATTTTatatgctgctgctgctttttaaaaaacaatcgcTTCATGTCATTCCCTTAGGAATGCTTCATGAAGTATATTTGGAATTCAGTAATATCAATATCTAAGTTGCTTTAGCAGTAGGTAATCTAAAATACCCAGAGAATTATGtgtttttgttaattaaaatttcaggaaaactGAAACACCTTGTTTAGTTTTTAACTTTGATTGAGGAAAAGTTTAATTAGTccgtgacatttttaaaaagatttatttattaattttagaaggagagagagagagagcacgtgtggtgggaggggcagagggagagggagagaatcccaagcagactctgctgagcgtggagcaggatgtggggcttgatccccaaccctgggatcaagaggcagccgctccactgactgagcctcccgGGCACCAAGTCCATTTGGAACTCACTGTTTTTCTTAGGGCTTCAGGAGCCTATTTTTTTTCACAAGTACTGATGGTTCTCAGGTATCACTGGGAAATTcctggtttttaatattttagaacacAGTTTAATCCATTTAGTAAATGGCTGATTCTTTTTTCAGATCTACAGAtgttcacatctttttttttttctttctgaatttggtttctcctatttttcttcattctgtaaCTGCTATGAgaggaaaattctaaaatgtttacGGGAAGTAGTGTGTTGCTTCTTATCAGCAGGCACAAAGTTTATTGACTTTCCAGAGCCTGGGTAGACATCACATGAGGATTTTTAcactcagttgcatttctattagtggatttctttttttttttttctttaagattttatttatttgacagacagccagcaagagagggaacacaagcagggggagtgggagaggaagaagcagtctcccagcggaggagcccgatgtggggctcgatcccagaatgcggggatcatgccctgagccgaaggcagatgcttaatgactgcgctacccaggcgcccctctattagTGGATTTCTTGTTAGCTGCCTCAAATTCCTTTGAAAATAGCAAGCTTCAActcttgaataaaatatttgagttgCTCGCACTTACCTAAATCACTGGCTTACCCATGTGACACTGGGCATTTGGAGAAGAGGATTGGTGCCGACCCTCAGGAGTTTTCAGTCAGTTGGGAAAGTCAAAGATGTGAGCAATACATGCCGTAAAATAGTGTACGTGTTCTGGTGGAAGAATGTACTGCATCCAGCAAGAGCACAAAGGAAAGGCAGGTTGATTCTTAGAGGAGGTGAGGTTTGAGCTGAGGCTTGAAAGAGGGTCAGGCAGGGAtgtggggaagaaagggacaaCGCAGTGAACTCTGAAGCAAGagccctgctcccagctctgcagcTAACTAAACATGTGATCTCGGCCATTCACCAGCTCAGCTTGGATTTCCTGACTTAGAGGAAGGATGGGGACCAGACTAGAGCATGTCTACAATCCCTTTCAGATCAAAAAGCCCTGTATCACTGTTAGACTCATTTTATGAAAAGAGAGAACTGTGAAAGAGACGGCTTTGATAGTAATTTGAGTTTGTCTTCCTAGAGCCctttatttcatgtaattaaaaGGCCTCAAGTTCTCTGTTGTGCTGGACAGACATCTTAAAATAGacctttttaatccattcaggcTTTTCAGGGTTGCTTGAAGTTGCGCCATCGTTAGAAAATATTACCTTAAATGTAAGCCTCACTTTTAAACTTCTGTATTATATAAGAGACCTCGATCTAAGGAAACTCAGGGGGAAGAGACCTCTGATGTCCCACAGTCTAGCCTTTAACTCGCCGTATGGTTCCTGTCTGTGGCACCTAAGcttgtgaagatttttttcttgaggaCTCCCAGCCAGCATCTGATGGCTGAAGGATACATTTAAGGTAGAGACTCATATGCCATATTGagggagaatataaaaattgcaattttgtgtagctggttgagtgtctgactcttgctttcagctcaggtcatgaactcagggttgtgggattgagccctgcatcctgcTCCGAGCTCAGTGTGgcgtctgctggagagtctctctctccctctgccccaacccctactctcaataaataaaatctttaaaagaaaattgcagtNATCCTGCTCCGAGCTCAGTGTGgcgtctgctggagagtctctctctccctctgccccaacccctactctcaaaaaataaataaaatctttaaaagaaaattgcagtttttttttttttttttaaagattttatttatttattcgacagagatagagacagccagcgagagagggaacacaagcagggggagtgggagaggaagaagcaggctcatagcagaggagcctgatgtggggctcgatcccagaacgctgggatcacgccctgagccgaaggcagacgctttaaccgctgtgccacccaggcgcccctgcagttttgttttaaagcctcCCACAATTAGGATGGTTCACAGTAATATTCTCTTCCCCCGTCAGAATCTTTGGGCCACAGGTTGACTAGCTTAGTTTTATCTTTCTATATGTTTATACAAACTTTTCTTGGGCAAAGTATTCGAGGCATGTCACCAGAATATAAacaatgtaataaaagaaaaaaatattttaaaataaattacaaaataaaaagcaggccCAGGGAAAATAGCGAGAGCTGAGAaatcagaggaagaggagggaggataTTCAGACAAACAAGGTACAAAGGGCTCACATTCGGCCACAGCCTTGAGTCTGAGCTTCCTGGCAAGCCAAGCAAAAAGAAGAGGTATGAAGTTGTCCCCACAAGGCAGTATTTCCTTCTGGACAAGCACAGTTCTCCTAGACCTGCAGCTGGAGGTGACGTATGTGGGGGGTCTTTATGTGCCTGTGGCCCGTGGGGCTCGCGGGCCCAGCCTTCTGCTTCAGCTCgctgttttcttccaggaaggATGAACCATTCCCAGGACAGCGGCTCTCGAGGCATGCCTGAAGACAGAAAACTTTATATTGTGGACTCCATAAATGACTTAAACAAGCTAAACCTCTGTCCTGCCGGATCACAGCACCTGTTCCGTACGTGCGCCCTCCCAGGCTTGTGGCCCTTCCTGGCTTCTAGACCACCTACAAATAGCAAATGCTAACCTGGACCTGGGGGTGTGGTCGGGGGGACAGGGTGGGCACTGGGGACAGCTCAGCCCTGGAAGTGCTATTTATTATTAGgcaatttttgtttctgttctcttaATACTTGACAGGCGTAGGGGCTTTCTTGGCTCCTAAGCAAGATTTGGAATCTGTCTTCAGGAGTTCTGAGGTGTTCCTGGGGAGTGCCTCTCCCTGGAAAGGGGTGGAGGCTGCAGGACTGGTCTTCCCAGAGGCTTGCTCCTCCCTCTTGGCGGCTGTGTACCTCAGGGACCCCAGCCAGGTCACCGGTGGGGCCCACTTTCCTAGAGAGCTCTGACTTCGTAGCAGATTCCTGGAAAATGGTCCACACATTCCTCCAGCTTCTAAAAAGTCATTAGAATTCTGTCGGGCAAAGAAGTCAACTTCATTTTCTACTTACAAATGGCCCCAATTAAAGGgttaaaaaaggagggggaaaagcaaaacaaaaatctgcTGAATACTAAATGTGTACTTTGTTCCCTAAATATTGTAAACGAGCTCGATCCGATCATTCTGAGCCCCATCTTTCCAGCTTGAACTCTGCCCTTCAAACACAGGCATTCATTTTCCACTGGCCGTTTGTTCCATTCCCGTTCTAAACTCAGACCGTCCCAAATTTGTATCTAGTATTCCCCTTCTAAATCCTTCCTGAAGTCttgctttttccttcattttaatgCGTTTGGGTTTGCACCCGCTCTTATTGCCGTCCGTCTCAATAGAAACAGGTGTTTGGGTGCCAGCTGATGCCATCGCTTTGACTAGGAAGCAAAAGTTGTTGCAGGGCGGCGTAGCCCAGGACACAAGCCACCCACCCAGCTACAGTAAAGCAGCACAGTGTGTGGGACTGATGCCAAGTAGGCGAGAATACAGAAAGGAAGTCATTAGTCTCCGTTACCCcaagtttctctatttttttaaaaagattttatttatttatttgacagagagatagccagcgagagagggaacacaagcagggggagtgggagaggaagaagcagggtcccagtggagaagcctgatgtggggctcgatcccagaatgctggggtcacgccctgagccgaaggcagatgcttaacaactgtgccacccaggcgccccaagtttctCTATTTCTTACTGAATGTAGTTTGGGTGCACACAAGCCTTGCAAAACCATGGCCACGTGCAGACACTTCATGCTCTGGCTGAGCACGGTTGCAGTCCCAATTTAACTGCAGCGCATTTAAAAGAACCTTGTTTCCAGAGCAGGTCCATCCCAAAGACTGCTTCTAAGAAACCAAACTACATCGGcgctatttttctgtttaaatggaTGTGGGCTTAACTGACCACTCCTATGGTGCAAGGAGTTTCCTGGGAGACATCCCAGAGTATTCAGCCTTCTACTCAGAAGAGGTGTCCCAGCCAGCTCTTTTACTCTGGGGTCACGTTGGGGGAAAGGGTGTTAGAGCCTCCATCCCTCTGAACCCTTAAAGTAagcagcctcccccacccacccaaagaaaagcccaggtcCTGCTCTTTCAGTGGTAACACCATCTTCAAAGAACTTTCCAAGGACACTGCTTGTTTTTTGAATaccaatgttgaaaaggaaaaaaattcacaaagagCACCAGCCCAAAGACATTCCTAAAACATAAGTCACTCTCCAGGGCAGATCACAGGGGAAATGGGCGTATCCCTTACTCATACCTCTAATTGTGGGGGACTGTTAGTCTGCGGACGGACAAGCTGTCGGCTGAGGACTTTTCATCATCATTGTTTTTGTATCGTATCAGCCCTCCAGGAGAAAATCCCAGACGTTGGCACTAACTCAGGAAACGGAAGTCATAGTCTATTTTTTATGGGGCTGATAATTGTACTGATCGTCAGCTTGGCACTGGTTTCCTTCGTGATCTTTCTAATAGGTAAGTACCACCAACATGTTCTCATTATTGAAATCTCTTGTTTTGTGGCTGGTTGTTTAACTTTGTTCCGGCGAGGAGTCCGTGCTTTTTGGCACTCACAGCTACGCTGAAAGACAGACGGAAGGCCCATGCCCTGCCTGAGCCCTGCAGCTCTGGGAGGGTCACGGAAACACCGGCCCACACTGCCAACACTTCACAAACTCATACTGTGACTTTATCCTCTTACTTGGAAGCCCTAGCTGTCCAAAGGTAAGCGGCTTATGCTTGTTGATTCTAGGTTTTCTTGATGTGCTGCATAACCGCTCCGTTAATTCAGGTCTGTACCAGAGAGTCACGTTCAGGCTTCAAACTCCTTTCCGGGTTTTCACACATCCCAAGAATCAGCTGGAAGCGCTGAGGGCTCCTGCAGCTTCCCGGTGGCAGTGTTAGGAAGGTGATAAAGCCGCTTCTTTCCTGTTTGACACTTCCCCAGGCTATGTGAGCTGCCCTGCCtgctcctggcctgggcctgacCTCTCCCCTGGTGACCTGGGCTGCCCCACACAGCTCCTTGGCCAAGACACCCCCCAGACCTCAGTgcctgggaaggggcaggggtgctgccccttcccctccagcccaCCAGTTTTATCTCTCAGCTAATCCCTTTGGGCCATCATCGGGATTATTTCAGCTCCCTCCCAGCCTGGAGAGAAGAGTGGAAGGAGCCCAAGAGGGGGAGCCATCACTGACACCTTTTACCTGGGATCCACCACACTGTTTCTCCTGCCCTTTCCTACTTTGCAGGCCATGTAGCCTTCAAAAATCTAAGATGAGAAGTGGAGCCCATGTCATTGGAATGCCTTTAAATTCATTCAGGCTTgaattgggatagactggtgatgggtagtaaggagggcacaaattgcatggtgcactgggtgttatacgcaactaatgaagcatcgaactttacattggaatccggggatgtactgtttggtgcctaacataatataataaaaaatcattaaaaaaaataaattcaggggcgcctgggtggcacagcggttaagcgtctgcctttggctcagggcgtgatcccggcgttctgggatcgagccccacatcaggctcttctgctatgagcctgcttcttcctctcccactccccctgcttgtgttccctctctcgctggctgtctctatctctgtcgaatgaataaaaaaaaaaatttaaaaaaataaattcattcagGATTAAAGGAGGTAGTGGTGGCGATGATGGGGGGAGANtccccctgcttgtgttccctctctcgcctggctgtctctatctctgtcgaatgaataaaaaaaaaaaaatttaaaaaaataaattcattcagGATTAAAGGAGGTAGTGGTGGCGATGatggggggaggcaggtgggcagagggcaTAACTCTTTTAGAGCTTCCGAccccttttcttccccaaactcc
This window contains:
- the LSMEM1 gene encoding leucine-rich single-pass membrane protein 1, which encodes MNHSQDSGSRGMPEDRKLYIVDSINDLNKLNLCPAGSQHLFPLQEKIPDVGTNSGNGSHSLFFMGLIIVLIVSLALVSFVIFLIVQTGNKMDDMSRRLTAEGKDIDDLKKINSMIVKRLNQLDAKQN